The following proteins are co-located in the Cytophagia bacterium CHB2 genome:
- a CDS encoding DUF4157 domain-containing protein, with amino-acid sequence MQHRANPMRYSRIQRLQKKSAAKPVSTSKTATPLRDPAEATISTPGAVAREGGQLSRSEMNSLQQTIGNRAVGRLIRTKLQVGQPNDQYEQEADRVAEQVTNMPSPPAGRGATTAGSAAGSTVQHAAAMEEDKRFVGPHEKFDGPHEEDESIQRAEMKEEEPVQRQAGEEEEGVQRQAGEEESEQVNRQPVKDEEKKIQRQPEEEEPVQAKAASRPAPCITPKVAANIHAMKGGGQPLPEATRAAFEPRFGYDFSHVRVHTDTPATESAAAIKARAFTVGSDIAFGAGEYAPESAASQKLLAHELTHVVQQDGQMATLRSKGIDVQKTGRPMVQAGFFGSLWKGIKKVGKGAKAVGGAIWKGAKAVGKWGWNVLKAGGAWVWSLFTQAPLRLWRIIEHLGSGAVGIVKWLWNGIKTVRGIKSFAQWIWNGFLSGAAWVGRLITKLLDVIGIGEIMDLLWQIIKFNTRTLSSTEIAEAKKVFGSSISYWQVRIDEYSLIAWIGSLFSGGGGMGVTTFHTINFNHKIKTAPGNSDMAWLIHELTHVSQYEHVGSQYMGEALHAQATGGYGYGGEPALLAAFAAGKHLRDFNREQQGDIARDFYLALTSGRPTTAYDPFIVELRAGKL; translated from the coding sequence ATGCAACACCGAGCAAACCCAATGAGATACTCAAGAATCCAAAGGCTGCAGAAGAAAAGCGCTGCCAAACCCGTCTCTACCAGTAAGACGGCGACACCATTGCGCGACCCGGCAGAAGCGACAATCTCAACGCCGGGGGCAGTCGCGCGGGAGGGTGGCCAACTGAGCCGATCCGAGATGAATTCCCTGCAACAGACGATCGGCAACCGCGCCGTGGGGCGTTTGATTCGCACCAAACTCCAAGTCGGCCAGCCGAACGATCAATATGAACAAGAAGCCGATCGCGTCGCGGAGCAGGTTACCAACATGCCGTCGCCGCCAGCCGGGCGAGGCGCGACCACTGCGGGCAGCGCAGCCGGCAGCACGGTACAGCATGCCGCAGCAATGGAGGAAGACAAACGCTTTGTCGGCCCGCATGAGAAATTCGATGGGCCTCACGAGGAGGACGAATCGATTCAACGCGCTGAGATGAAAGAGGAAGAACCGGTACAGCGGCAAGCGGGCGAGGAAGAAGAAGGCGTACAGCGCCAAGCCGGTGAAGAAGAAAGTGAGCAGGTGAACCGCCAGCCGGTAAAGGATGAGGAGAAGAAGATTCAGCGTCAACCGGAAGAAGAAGAGCCGGTGCAAGCCAAAGCAGCGAGCCGGCCAGCGCCGTGCATCACTCCCAAAGTTGCGGCGAACATTCACGCGATGAAGGGCGGCGGCCAGCCTCTGCCTGAAGCCACGCGCGCCGCATTTGAGCCGCGCTTTGGCTATGACTTCAGTCACGTGCGCGTGCACACTGACACGCCGGCAACCGAATCCGCGGCTGCCATTAAAGCCCGCGCGTTCACCGTGGGATCTGACATCGCATTCGGCGCCGGCGAGTATGCGCCAGAATCTGCGGCCAGTCAAAAACTGCTGGCGCATGAGCTGACTCATGTCGTTCAGCAAGACGGCCAAATGGCAACACTGCGCAGCAAAGGTATCGACGTTCAGAAAACCGGCAGGCCGATGGTGCAGGCCGGGTTCTTCGGCAGTCTTTGGAAGGGAATCAAGAAAGTTGGCAAAGGCGCGAAAGCTGTAGGCGGTGCAATTTGGAAAGGCGCAAAAGCGGTAGGTAAGTGGGGCTGGAATGTGCTCAAAGCAGGCGGCGCGTGGGTGTGGAGTCTCTTCACGCAAGCGCCGCTGCGGCTGTGGCGCATCATCGAGCATCTCGGCAGTGGCGCGGTTGGCATCGTCAAGTGGCTGTGGAACGGCATCAAAACCGTGCGCGGGATCAAGAGTTTCGCGCAGTGGATTTGGAACGGCTTTCTCTCCGGGGCCGCCTGGGTCGGCAGGCTGATCACCAAACTGCTGGACGTGATCGGTATCGGCGAGATCATGGATTTGCTTTGGCAAATCATCAAGTTCAACACGCGCACGCTGTCTTCCACCGAAATCGCCGAGGCCAAGAAAGTCTTCGGCAGCAGCATCAGTTACTGGCAGGTGCGCATTGATGAGTATTCGTTGATCGCCTGGATCGGCTCCTTGTTCAGTGGCGGCGGCGGCATGGGGGTCACGACTTTCCACACCATCAATTTCAACCACAAAATCAAAACCGCACCCGGCAACAGTGACATGGCCTGGCTGATTCATGAGTTGACTCACGTCTCGCAATACGAACACGTCGGCAGCCAGTATATGGGTGAAGCGCTGCACGCGCAAGCCACCGGCGGCTACGGTTATGGCGGCGAGCCAGCTCTGCTGGCGGCTTTCGCAGCAGGCAAGCATTTGCGCGACTTCAATCGCGAGCAGCAAGGCGATATCGCGCGCGATTTCTATCTCGCACTCACCTCCGGCCGGCCCACGACCGCGTACGATCCGTTCATTGTGGAACTGCGCGCCGGCAAGCTCTGA